In the Flavisolibacter tropicus genome, one interval contains:
- a CDS encoding SLC5 family protein codes for MGSNLSALDAIIFGVYILGVLGLGLYASTKRKKTKRDYFLAGDKLPWWMIGGSIMAANISSHQLVGTMGVAYSRGFVAILTEWGAVLLGFNALLWIFLPYYLRNGFYTMPEFLQKRFGGAARTNYSVLVVFTYIFVEIGAVLYLGALSLHSLLGIPMAWSVVALAAATGLYTILGGLRAVIWTEMLQLGVLILGMVALSFFTIRAAGGVDAVLATSKDWDMLLPASDPAFPWTMYLGGAICISVFYCATNQFIVQRTLAAKNEWHARMGVIFADYLKFLIPIMIIGPALVAPKLFPNLEKADLVFPTLVQNLLPKGLSGLVMAGLIAAIMSHLSGAINSCTTILTMDVYLPYFKKNATEVQSVRFGRRAGVVVIILGIMCTAMLITASDKPVFLYLLSAYGLFTPGIATMFLLGILWKRTTQAGALTAGLLTIPLSFGLQFFFPSMPFYNRTGIVFWTCMGLCALVSLFTPGKTEAELQGLIWKKDSLSLPPAEKHHQRGWRNPTIWWAIITSVILFFYIKFG; via the coding sequence GTGGATGATCGGCGGCAGTATCATGGCCGCCAATATCAGCAGCCACCAATTGGTGGGTACTATGGGTGTTGCCTATAGCCGCGGCTTTGTAGCCATCCTCACCGAGTGGGGCGCTGTATTGCTAGGCTTTAACGCACTGCTGTGGATCTTCCTGCCTTATTACCTGCGCAACGGCTTTTATACCATGCCCGAGTTTTTGCAAAAAAGGTTTGGCGGTGCAGCCCGCACCAACTATTCGGTACTGGTCGTATTCACCTACATCTTCGTAGAGATCGGCGCAGTGCTCTATCTCGGTGCGTTGTCGCTGCACTCGCTGCTCGGCATTCCTATGGCCTGGAGCGTGGTAGCCTTAGCAGCCGCCACTGGCTTGTATACCATCCTGGGCGGACTGCGTGCCGTGATCTGGACCGAGATGCTGCAATTGGGTGTGCTGATCTTAGGTATGGTGGCCTTGTCATTCTTTACCATACGCGCTGCCGGTGGTGTTGACGCTGTGTTGGCTACCTCCAAGGATTGGGATATGCTGCTACCGGCCAGCGACCCTGCCTTTCCCTGGACAATGTACCTGGGTGGCGCCATCTGCATTAGCGTATTTTATTGCGCTACCAACCAGTTTATCGTGCAGCGTACCTTAGCGGCGAAAAACGAATGGCACGCCCGTATGGGTGTCATCTTTGCCGACTACCTGAAGTTCCTCATTCCTATAATGATCATCGGCCCGGCGCTGGTGGCTCCCAAACTATTTCCCAACCTGGAAAAAGCCGACCTGGTGTTTCCCACCCTGGTGCAAAACCTGCTGCCAAAGGGACTCTCCGGCCTGGTAATGGCAGGTTTGATTGCCGCTATCATGTCGCACCTCTCCGGGGCTATTAACTCTTGTACTACCATCCTAACTATGGATGTGTACCTGCCCTATTTCAAAAAGAATGCAACAGAGGTGCAATCGGTGCGCTTTGGACGGCGCGCAGGCGTTGTCGTTATCATCCTGGGTATTATGTGTACAGCTATGCTGATCACGGCTTCCGACAAGCCCGTGTTTCTGTACCTGCTTAGCGCCTATGGGCTCTTTACACCGGGCATTGCCACTATGTTTCTTTTGGGTATCCTGTGGAAGCGCACTACCCAGGCGGGCGCCCTTACCGCAGGCCTGCTGACGATACCACTTTCCTTTGGCCTGCAATTCTTTTTTCCCAGCATGCCGTTTTACAACCGCACCGGTATTGTGTTCTGGACCTGCATGGGGCTCTGTGCGCTGGTGAGCCTGTTCACGCCGGGAAAAACGGAGGCCGAACTACAGGGGCTGATCTGGAAAAAAGACAGCCTGAGCCTGCCACCGGCAGAAAAGCACCACCAACGTGGTTGGCGCAACCCCACTATCTGGTGGGCCATCATTACATCTGTCATCCTGTTTTTTTATATCAAATTTGGATAA